The Salvelinus sp. IW2-2015 linkage group LG8, ASM291031v2, whole genome shotgun sequence genome window below encodes:
- the LOC111967462 gene encoding acidic fibroblast growth factor intracellular-binding protein B → MSVELDVFVGNTTIMDEEVYQFWLDGYTVNDAVKVRMEGGVLEECEASAEVLRSDTMDQYRTFQMCERLLHSPAKLANQLLFQIPPHRQAMLIERYYTFDGVFVREVLGKKLSKGTKKDLDDVSAKTGVTLKSCRRQFDNFKRVFKVVEELKGPLVENIRQHFLLSDKLARDYAAIVFFANNRFETGKKKLHYLTFQDFAFCAGQLISNWTVGALDNLVEDMDVDLEKEFLQDLKELKILITDKDLLDQHKSLVCTALRGKTKAFNEMEANFKNLSRGLVNIAAKLTNTKDVRDFFIDLVEKFIEPCRSDKWTAGDMRLYLTHYTNSAHILDTFKHQVVWDRYMGVIKSCILKMYHD, encoded by the exons ATGTCAGTGGAACTCGATGTGTTTGTGGGTAACACCACCATTATGGATGAGGAAGTCTATCAGTTCTGGCTGGATGGCTACACAG TGAATGATGCAGTGAAGGTTCGTATGGAGGGAGGGGTATTGGAGGAGTGTGAGGCCAGTGCTGAGGTTTTGCGCAGTGACACCATGGACCAGTACAGAACCTTCCAGATGTGTGAGCGCCTCCTGCACAGCCCCGCCAAACTGGCCAATCAACTGCTGTTCCAGATCCCACCTCATCGCCAGGCCATGCTCATAGAGAG GTACTATACGTTCGATGGCGTGTTTGTACGTGAGGTCCTTGGGAAGAAACTCTCGAAGGGGACCAAGAAGGACCTGGATGATGTTAGTGCAAAGACTGGTGTCACACTGAAGAGCTGCAGGCGGCAG TTTGATAACTTCAAGCGTGTATTCAAAGTTGTGGAGGAACTGAAGGGACCCCTGGTGGAAAACATTCGTCAGCACTTCCTTCTCTCTGACAAGCTGGCCAG GGATTACGCTGCCATTGTTTTCTTTGCTAACAATCGCTTTGAGACGGGGAAGAAGAAGCTGCATTATCTTACATTCCAGGACTTTGCCTTCTGTGCAGGGCAGCTCATCAGCAACTGGACCGTGGGAGCATTGG ATAACCTGGTGGAAGACATGGACGTGGATCTTGAGAAGGAGTTCTTACAAGATCTAAAGGAACTGAAGATTTTAATCACTGACAAGGATCTGCTGGACCAGCACAAGAG TTTGGTGTGCACGGCTCTCCGGGGGAAGACCAAAGCATTTAATGAGATGGAAGCCAACTTCAAG AATCTCTCCAGAGGCCTTGTCAACATTGCTGCCAAATTAACCAACACGAAAGACGTCAGAGACTTCTTTATTGATCTGGTGGAAAAG ttTATTGAGCCGTGTCGGTCAGACAAATGGACAGCAGGAGACATGAGGCTCTACCTCACTCACTACACTAACTCTGCACACATACTTGACACATTCAA acacCAGGTAGTGTGGGACAGGTACATGGGAGTGATCAAAAGCTGCATCCTCAAAATGTACCATGACTGA